The following DNA comes from Eubalaena glacialis isolate mEubGla1 chromosome 1, mEubGla1.1.hap2.+ XY, whole genome shotgun sequence.
CTGCAGTGAACAGGACTGTCCCCTTACAGGAACCCTTTTTGTACCTTTCCTGCTAGTGGGGAGGCCTTGCCCCTGGAGGACAGAGACCACAATGCACTGTTGTATCTTGTCCAGGGGCCCTGGTGCCCACCCCACGAGTGGCCACATGCCGGGCTAGCTGCTTGGTTTGTGCCTTTCGGGGAGCTTGGCCAAGGGTGCAAGTTTAAGGCTATAATCGAGCCCAGGCTCCTGTTTACAAAGCAGTGTGTGCCCTGGTACAGCGTTGCCCCCAAGGCAGGGCTGCCTTTTTGTGATTTGTTGGCTCAGAAGGGTGCCTTTTTGCAGTTTGCCCAAAGACACTGTATATGCCAGCATCACCTCTGGCCAACTGCCTCCCTCCTTTCCTAATACCTGGGGGTGCCCATGCTGGCGAACATCCATCTGAGCGAAGGAGCAGGTATCTCCAACACCAACGACCTCCACGGTGAAATTGCGGAAGAAGTCTATAATCTCCAGGGCCCGTGGGCGCAGGCAGAAGATGAGGATGAGGGGTGTGACAATGGGGCTCAGTAACTCCTCCAAGATGAACACCTAAAAGGGAAGGGATCAGGGTCACAAGAGAGCAGGAGAGAGCCCAGCCCTCGCCACCGGGCTATCAGCCAGTCTCTAGCAGGCCCTAACTCCAACTCCACTCACTGCCTTGTACTGGAAGAGCTGGGCAAACTCGTCCCGGGTCTGCGAGCGGTGGGCATTACCCTGCCAGTGGTCAGGCATGTAGTGGATGTGAGCGAGGATCACGCGGAGCAGCTGCTCAGGGCAGAACACCATGTGCTGGTCCGGAATAAAGGACCTAGTGGGATCAGGGTCATGGTGAGACATAAGCCCCCGGGAATGCTAGTTGGCTTGCTCCCACCTGCTCCCCTGGCCCACCTGCACACGGTCACGGTGACCCCCAGGAGCGTGACAGTGGTGAGGACATGTTCCACAGCCAACACGTCTTCGTCGTAGATGGTGAGGGCAATAAGCACAGCCAGGATGGAGCCAGCAAAGAAGGCGCAGTTCTTGGCCAGCAGTGTCAGCAGAGGTGACAAGAAGCAATTCATGTACTTGGATGCGGGCTTGTAGCCTCGGTTGAGGCGGGACTGTAGCTCGTGCTCCAGCTCGTTGAAGTGGCGGAGGTAGCAGCGGCCGTAGAGCGACCAGCAACGTGCTCCCAGGGCCCCTGGCTCCCGCTTCAGTACCTCGGCGTAACTGAAAAAGGCATAGAGGATCTGCCAGATGAGGATGAGGGGGCACAGCAGGAAGTTGGCGATGCCAATCCACAGGATGCGGTTGCTGAGACGCTGGGCCAGCTCGAGCCGTTGTCCCCCACGTTTGTACTCAGCCTTGAGGCTCCATTCATTGAGAAAGAGAGAGCCAGGTCCCCAAAAGAGGATCAGCTCGAAGTTGTACTTGAGGCCCCGAGTGAAGAAGACAACCTCCCCGAGACCGGGCAGGCGGAAGCGCAGAGGCAGGAGGGATTTGTTAACCAGTGCTACCATGTAGTTCTGGAAACGGAGGATGCGGTGGTAGATGTCCAGCTCTGTTAGCTCACGCTTGTGGATGCAGATCTGGTGCTCCTTCTGGGTCTGCACAATCCGGGCCTGTACTTCTTGCCACGTGCAGTATGGAAGCGCAGACTATGGGGCGGGGAAGAGACGAGGGATGGAAGGTGGGGTTGTTGCCTCGGCCTCTTGCCCTGCGTGAGCTGTGAGGCTCAGGGGTCCTCTGAGTGGAGCCTTTAACCGGATGCTCCTTGATCTGCCAAGGACGGGTGAGGCTGCCCGATACCCGGGAATACAACCCCCCCCACTTCCCAAGCTGCAGAAGACGTCCTGGCCTGTGGTTGTAACTGCCCAACTTCCCAGTCTCACCATGGGGATGCGCAGAGCATGCAGGTAGAAGGAGTGGATCTCCCAGTAGCAGCAAATGTTATAGATGAACTTGATGAGCCGGTGAACCCAGAACACACCAGCAATGACGAGGATGGTGATAAGGGAGCCATTTTCCTGAATCCTGGTGGGgaaaagaaggggaggaggagtggcCCTTGAGGAGCCTTGGCAGACATGCTGCTGTCCTGAAGGATTTGGAGAGGCTGAGCCTGAGCCTGTGTTCTGGGGAATGTTACTGCCTCACACTCCACTCCATTCCCCACCTGCCAGCTGAACAACAGGCTCTGGTGCCCTCTGAACTGCAGCACTTACCTGGCACTACAGACTTGGGCAGGCAAAAAGGCATCTGGCAGAGTAACCTTGACAGGCTCGGTAGGGTGAAGACTGTGGTTCACCATCTTGTTGGCAAATAGGATGTCGTAGTCCACACAGCTGACCAGGAAGGTGGTGAAGGCAACCACAAAGAGGAACTGCCTGGGGAGTTGGGAAGAGAGGGCGCAGTCCGAGAGTCAGAGAGATACCAGTGAAATAACATGGGAAAAAGGAAGAGTCTGGAAGCCCCAGACCAAGATTAGGGAGCAGCTTCTGGGGAAATGGGCTGGAGAACTCCCTGTGGGCTCTCTCTACTGCTTGGCCCCAGGAGACCCAAGCCAGCTCTTATTTTTTGCTCTTAGCTTCAGGCACCACAGAATCAGCCTGCTTTTCTACCTCATAGTAATCTCTGCCGCCACTCGCTGGACTCTTTCAAAGGTCTTAATTTGTGGTCTGTGGTCCCCAGTACCTGATTTCCTTTTGAGATGGTAGTTAGAAGCCCTTTGCGGATTTGAACTCTTTGCTTACGGAGGGAAGGTTTCCCAACCCCTTGACATTTGGCAAAGCCATATGGCTCCTTCCTCCTAGCAGGCTCTCTACTCAGCAGCAGGCCTAAGGTGCAACCAGGGCAGAACATAGACATTTTTCTCAAGTAAGTGGCTGGCATCTCTGACACCTCCTGCCTGAACCATGCCCATTCCACTGGAGCTCTGATGAAATGATCAAGTCTGACTTCTCTTTGTGGAAGAGATAGGACTTGGAAAGCTTTCCCTATAAGCGAGATTAAAAAAGATAAGGCTGTAAAATGGTGTCACACCCAGTCCTTAAACTATAAATGTTTGCAGAGTTTTGAGCCTAGGACTGACTTGCATTGGCGGTTTGGGCCAGGCGTTGAGCTCAAAGAGAGGAAACACTGAAATGTATTCCTTCACCACATCGTCCATCCCTTCTTATACTTACATGAGCTCAAAGATCTCCCCGATGAGCATACAAGTGAAGCCATTCTTCTGGTGTAGATTATAAACGTGTAATTGTTAAGAAAAAGTGGTCTGTATAGACAGCAATTAAGAgcacagggacttctctggtggcgcagtggttaagaatctgcctgccaatgcaggggacatgagttcgatcccttgtccgggaagatcccacatggaactaagcccgtgcgccacaactactgagcctgcgctctagagcccgtgagccacaactactgaagcccacactcctagagcccgtgctccgcaacaagagaagccaccacaatgagaagtacgtgcaccgcaacaaagagtagcccctggttgccacaactagagaaagcccgcccagaaatgaagacccaacatagcataaaaaaaattaaaaaaaaaaaaaaaaaaagtacagacttTGGTGTCACATACCTGAGCTGAAGTCCTGGCTCTATGACtttcaagctgtgtgactttggccaagttacttaacctctctaagcttttGTCTGTAGTGGTGTGTTGGGAATAATAGCACCTGCCTCATAGGATTATTAGGTCTGAGATAGTGCATATAAAGTATTTAACACAGAACTGACACAGAATAAGTCAAATGACATTAATTATTATGGTTATTAGCATACCATCAAAAAGGAGAATCACCCTTAGAGAGAGAGGTTCCTTATAAACTAACACTACAAAATGCAAAGCACGTAGCTCTTGATAAATGTGAGGTATCATTATTTATAATGATCATTATTTCTCTAGCCTCTTTCAGGCTCAAGGTGCCTGAAAAGGATTAGAGCCAAACCCACACTGACTTCTCATCAGGGGCCTGGCTTAGAGAGGGGCTAACGGTCCCAGAGCTccaacacagagacacaaaggatATTCGAGAGAAGAAGAGGTCAAGGTTTTCGATGTGGTGCCAAGGTGCTGTGGGTACAGAAGCAGAGACGTCAGAGCCCTGAAGAAGTGGAAGCCCCTGCTCCCTCAGTGTTCCTCCACCAATTCTCCCCCCAAGCCCCAGCTCTGGCCGTCATGTCCAAGAACTCACACTTGCTCCCCTCAGGGACGTGCACCAACAGGTCCTCCTCCCCGGGGGGTGAATCGCTGTAGGAGGCCTCTAGGCGCTGGTATTCAGTGTCAAACTGCGCCATCACCACCGCCCCCTGTCCACCTTGTCCACCTGGGGGTAATGAGGAAGGAGAGACCCAGGTTCAGACCCCTGGTGCTGTTCATCTTCTCCCCTGCCTACTAGACCAGAAATGAGTGAGAAGGAATCCTGGGCTTGGTCTCCACTACCAGTCTTCTTGGATCAAAGGCAGAGAAAGCAGTAACCCAAGGAGAGCAGCAAGCTCAGGGCTTGGGAGGCCCTCACTGACCAATGAGGTCAGTCATTCCCAGAGcctttattgagtgtctaccgAGGCCTTGCTGGCCTGAAGGCAGATTCTGGCCCTGTGGGGGGTCTGCTTCATCTTCTATTCACTGGAGAGAAGgcgtcctccccctcccctcctagaGAAACCTTGGTCTCCCAAGAGACTAGCAGTTTGGAAGCACTTTGTAAACAGAGGTTTGAGATAAGCACATGGCCCTACCAGCTCCATGGGCAGTGTCTGCTCCACTCCAGCCCTCGATGCCCTGGCTCTGCAGCTGCTGGAGGAGAAGGTGTCAGGCCCCGGAGAGTGGGGAGTGggaacagaaataaacccaaccCTACCACCCCCCCATGCCCCACACTCAGGGGCGGCCAAGCAAGGGGCAGGGAGGCTGCAGTGGGAAAGAGGCACCCTTCCAGCCTAGGGCTATGCGTACTTTCTCTGGTTGTATTATACACGGCCACTCATTCAACTCTAGGGTCCCAAGAAGTGGCTCAATGAACCTGTGGAGACTGAGTCTGTACAGGGCTGGACTGTTTCTCCATGGCCCCACTTCAGCCTCAGAAATTAGATGGACCGTTCAGGGTCCACAAAGCCCCAAACCCAAAAGCCAAGAAGAGAGTCTTTTCTAAAGAGGACCTTTCTGGTCAACTCCTTCCCTTGCTTCCCTAGCCCTAAAGGCCCAGCAGGCAGGCAAAGTTCCTGGATGGGATATACTGATTGGGTCGGTGTAGACCCAGATCCTGGGTGAACTGTGGGTTGCCTTGGTCCTGGAGCCAGGCATGATCTAGGTGGCACTCAACCAGTCAGTGCAGACCCCGAGGCTGTGGAGCCCTGCCCAGCCAGGCCCCGGTGGGATTCCCTGGGTT
Coding sequences within:
- the ATG9A gene encoding autophagy-related protein 9A; its protein translation is MAQFDTEYQRLEASYSDSPPGEEDLLVHVPEGSKSPWHHIENLDLFFSRVYNLHQKNGFTCMLIGEIFELMQFLFVVAFTTFLVSCVDYDILFANKMVNHSLHPTEPVKVTLPDAFLPAQVCSARIQENGSLITILVIAGVFWVHRLIKFIYNICCYWEIHSFYLHALRIPMSALPYCTWQEVQARIVQTQKEHQICIHKRELTELDIYHRILRFQNYMVALVNKSLLPLRFRLPGLGEVVFFTRGLKYNFELILFWGPGSLFLNEWSLKAEYKRGGQRLELAQRLSNRILWIGIANFLLCPLILIWQILYAFFSYAEVLKREPGALGARCWSLYGRCYLRHFNELEHELQSRLNRGYKPASKYMNCFLSPLLTLLAKNCAFFAGSILAVLIALTIYDEDVLAVEHVLTTVTLLGVTVTVCRSFIPDQHMVFCPEQLLRVILAHIHYMPDHWQGNAHRSQTRDEFAQLFQYKAVFILEELLSPIVTPLILIFCLRPRALEIIDFFRNFTVEVVGVGDTCSFAQMDVRQHGHPQWLSGGQTEASVYQQAEDGKTELSLMHFAITNPGWQPPRESTAFLGFLKEQVQRDGAAAGLAQGGLLPENALFTSIQSLQSESEPLSLIANVVAGSSCRGPPLPRDLQGSRHRAEVASALRSFSPLQPGQAPTGRAPSTMTGSGVDARTASSGSSVWEGQLQSLVLSEYASTEMSLHALYMHQLHKQQAQAEPERHVWHRRESDESGESAPEEGGEGARGPQPIPRSASYPCAAPRPGAPETTALQGGFQRRYGGITDPGTVPRAPSHFSRLPLGGWAEDGQSASRHPEPVPEEGSEDELPPQVHKV